ACGACTTTTGGTATGTTACCGGAACTTAACAGTAAAGATGGCAAACAGAAGGGGTATTTACTCCTGGCCGGTAGAATTTTAATTGTTTTGATGTTTATCGCATTCACATTCAGTAAATCATGGTTTACTGTGATCTTAACCATCGTTGGCACTGTTTGTTTTGCTATCGGTTACAAAACCAAACTCGCATCGATAATGTTGGGCTTAGTTTTAACATTTTACAACATTACCTTGAATAATTACTGGTTCTACGATAAGAGCCAAAGGGACTTCTTAAAATATGAATTTTACCAAAATTTGAGTATTATTGGTGGCTTGCTACTGGTCACGAATACAGGTGCAGGCGAAATATCATTTgatgagaaaaagaaaatttacTAGTCAGACACAAGACATCATTatgaattctttgattgAACAACtaacaaaaaagaatatcacCAAAAAGTTGGAGACCGACACTTCCGAGTCACACAGAACAAGGTAAGAAGGTATCCTACGTTCAGAAGCATAACAATCTATTTCCTATACAgcatatatttatataagAAAAGAAGGCACCTATGTTTCAATGGCGATAAATTCTTGTTTCACCCACTGccagatgatgaaaacagGTGCAATCTTACTTCTTTACGCTAAACACACGATTTTCAAAACTCCCCCAACTCGTTGACAGTTTGCTTCTACCTAGTATAACGCCCTGAATTTGGGCTAAAGGTCGGAGACTTGCTGAAGGCCCCATTTAACGCCTTGATAGTATTCATGGAAGAGCTTACAGAAATTTCTCTCTCCTCTtctcttgaaattcttgcGTTTTTAGGGAGTTTTCCATGTTGCTACTTGTTAGTTGATCGAGCAGCAAGATAGAAGGTAATATAAAGTATATACTTGGGTCAATACGCCATGTGAAGAATTGTCAATTCAATAGAACCAGGATTGATTTTTCTATGTGCTTAGTATCAAGTTATTGTACCGCGTCTGAAAGTAGCTTGTAAGAATTACGAGAAACGGAGGACATTAGTTGGTTATATATCTTGCGATCGATACTAGCAGTGTATACCTCCAGTGTGAATCATTCGGTTGTAGCTGGTGAGTGAGTAGCACTTTTGTATTCGATCTCACTAATGACGTCGTGCCACTGTGAAATGCAAACGGGGGATGAAAATATCCCCTAGTAAGCGGACTAATAAGATATTATACCTCTCTACAGTTTTTAAATGAAAAGCCAGAAAGCTTTGCAGTCTTCTGTTTAATAATTATCAAGAGATTTATTCACAATGGGTGGTATATTGAAGAATCCTTTACCCCAGGAGCAAAATGCCGTTGATGCAGAGGAGTCTATTGCAGATTTTAGGAAACAAGTGTACGAAAATACTCAACTGAATGCGCAGTTGACCTCAAGTAaaggaggaggaggatCAATAAGTGGTATGAAAAATCTACCTAAGGACATATTATCACTGAAACACCAGCAGGAGGCAGAAGAACAACTACAATGGAATCAAAGGAACttggatgaaaatgagatcACGAAAAAACAATACCAAGATATACATGTGGATGAACCGAAGACTCCGTATCAAGGTGCCGTTGACCCGGAAGGAGAATATTATAAAGCCGATGATGAAGTGGACCTTGATGACTTTAGCCTTGGCGAGGCGGAGTATAAAATGAACGATAACAAAGAAGCGGATTTTGCAATTCAAGACCCCAAACCGACACCGGATTCGAGCAAGTCACAGGATGAACTCGacgccgaagaaaaacACAGGCGATTCCAggaaatgagaaaaaagcaTTATAACATTAAAGAAGCATTGCAAGAAGGAAGTCTGtcagaagatgaagagacATAATCCCATAACTTTTCACGATTTAGAGTTGCCATTATTCATAGAAAATAAATACTGAAATACCTCAATTAACGACTTAGGAGAGCTGCGCATGGATTCAATGTGTtgtaaaaaagaacaactATCCGTCGCAACTTATACATCTAGTACTTATATACTTGTTTTTGTACACAGAGCCAATTTACTCCTCACAAATACTAAGAAGGATTATGCGCTGACTTTCAATGCGAAGGATAGTCTCAGAGGCAGAAGAGTGGTCTGAAAGTCTTCGATTTGCTGTGAAAACAGAcgttcttgaaaatttccgCTAAAAAAACTCTGCCACCAATATCTAACGTCAAAATATagcaaattttttcttttgttaaGATATCTAACGGAGAGCCCACATTCCAGATTACAATATAGGCCCGGCGTGTGCACTTCCCCTTACTACTCGCTCTACAATCATGTATCAATAGAAACAAAGCCCATTTTGTAGTCATTTAGAATAGCGGCGGACTATATATCTATACCCGTTTCAATCATAAAAACATCAATCACTAATTTGAGTACATAATCGTATGCAGATGTCAATTTCGTCATCAATAAGAGATACAACTAGCGAGCAACCATTTTAAATACAAGAGTAGATGTGGTTCTCCTAATAAACTTTGTCATAATGTGTAACAATTAGGGTGGAGACCTACTTTAAATAAACCGTGTGAATACGCCTTCACTGGCATATTACGATCTACATTCATGCTCCCTTGTACTAGAAACAGTTAACAGGATGGGCGCGCGGGAAAAGCTTTCAAGTAGTGGAGAGCAACGACATATATGAAATCGAACGGCTTTATGATACATAGCAGCAGGGTTCAAAACAAGCTGCCATGAAAATTTAGAGTATGTCTTCACTATTGTAATTGAACTTTGTTTAATGGATGACTGCAGGTTGCTtcatttcaatttttttcccCATATTTATATCCGTGTTGATCTAACCTTAATTTGCTGACTCAATTGTGCCACATCAAACAAGATTTGTGTTCTGGTGAGATTCCGTTCTCAAGCCTGAAAATATCTGAATTTCCGTCGCTAGAGGTATACTCCAAGAGCTTCCTCAAAGTATCGTATGTCCCCTTTTGATCCCAGGATAGTGATATGTCCTAATAATAGACCAATTGCAACCAAGAGCTCTATCAGAAACAATTACAGTTGTGGGGGTATTATTGTACAGCCATATAGTGGGTAGACGTGACTCGTTGGTTAGTACGCTGGTGATGAGCGGCAGCACTAAATCTGGTGGAAGGTGCACACTAGAACAACACAATTGATCGAGATAATACAATTTTACTGTAATAGGTTTATTGAAAACCGAAAACAATGACAATTAATTTGCGTAGATTTCATACACTGTGAGATAAATATCAGGATCGGTAAAAGTAATGCCAAGGTATCACCAAAATGCGGAATACAACGACACGTACAAGTCTAGCTACTGAAGATATATGTTGCTCACACTAGAACTAGTCCTTCAAGTTGTAACACAGGCAACAAAAGTGGGTCACAGTAGTAGTTGCTCCgaaaaatgttttcaagATGCTGAGTCCACAGGAACTCTCAAGATACATGATTCTTGAACCTTGTGGTTGGATTTACAATGAAATCGACATTTGCTTTATTACGTTCATGGGAAATGCCCTAAATGCtgcaaaatattgaagagaTCCAAACTGGGCtgaattttcattgagCGAGACACATTGCCTCGATAAAAACCATGAAACATTTCATGCAGAGGGAATTCCAAATTCCGTTagttttgaaagaactttTCCGGAAACTGCAATATGTATACCCACTGTGCAACATATTGTACCACAATGAGAAAAGAACAATTTGGCATTCTTCAACCGTAATTAAAAAGTGTCTCTTCAGCCGAAAAAGCGCATGAGTGTTCTGTAGAAAGTGTCTAAaactttaaaaaaaaatgcaaaacaAGGTGACTAGTGGGTCATAGAACTTTCATTAAATTATATGTGGTCAAATGCTCTATGCGTTCGAGTAGGGTATTCCGTATctttattcatttttgtatGAGAATGCCTGTATCGTGTATTACGAAATAGTCAAATCTGATATcagaaataaaagaaaactgaaaaaataattagCATCACGATGCCATGAAGCACACTAATTTCAACGAGCCAAGACTTCATTCGTAGCAAGACATAGTGtattcaaaaacttgaatatGGCTGCAACAACAAATACCAAGAAGCAAGTCACAAAAAATCGCGTGAAAAAGCCTGTAACGAAGCCAAAGAAAAGCgagaaatcaagaaaaaatattaaagTTTCATCTAAATCTGTCAACTACACATTATGCATTCCAACTACTATCCTGTCCAACTGCAAAAACTTGAGTCAAGTAACGTACGCCGTTTACCAGGTTGCCAAAGCGGCCATCATGTTCAATGTGGGGGAAATTATTGTTCTTGATCTCGGAGACAATGCCAACGCCAAAAATTCGTCCACTAGCAAAGAAAAGCTTTCAGATGCTATGTTGATCGCATCTCTCCTACAGTTTTTTGTGACGCCACCTTACCTTGTGAactcaattttcaaaaaacagTTTAGAACGTATTACAAGGAGGCCTCCAAACTACCAAGGCTTACAGCATTGCCGTTCGTGCGATTCTTGGGCGAAGATGAGGCTCGCTACAGGGAGGGCCTAGCTATCAGGATGGAGAAAGTGGCTAACGATGCTGACAAGTCGAAAAAGACgaaaaaagcaaaagaattCAAACAGACCAAATTCATAAATATAGGAAAAGGCACGGTACTGGAGCTGAAGACCCAATTGGTGCCCGTGAATGTCCGAGTCACGGTTGACACTCTTGAGAAAAAAGTCGTCTCACCACAGGAGGCATACGGGGACTTTGTTGGTGCCAAGGCCTCCTATGGGTATCACGTGAGAGTAGCGAAATCCTTCGGAAGCATTTTCACCGAGTGCTCCTATCCACAAGGCTACACCCAAGCAGTCTACGTCAACAGCGGTGACTATTACTACAAcgaaaagttgaaaaaatatcacaaGCTGGAAACGAAGCTACCGTACGTCgaaaaaattatcaagCAGGCCCCCAAACCTCCCGCTGAGATGCATTCGGAATCGAACCCGGTTGCCGACCCACTCGAGACCGCCCGTCCTGCTAACCTCTTGCTACTCTGCGGCAAATGGGATCACGTCAAGAAGAGCTTCGAGCGCTCGAAGGATCAGTTCGAAGGCTGCGACGGACCCCATCAGTTCTTTGACGCTCAACTCGAATTACCCGGAGCCGTGCCCCAGGGTAACATAACTATTCCGGACAGCTGCATGATCTCCCTCTCCATCATAAGTGCTCTGTAGGTTGCATTCCACCTGGATGCCATTTGAATAAGCACTGACTGCAATGTATCTTGAAATATCGCTAAACTACTATGTATTACTATGTCTAATCATGTCTGCACCAGAGCACCGCACCAAGCACACCTGCCTCgctctttttatttttagAAATATTTCTGTTCCAAAAACgaaacaaagaaaacaaaaaaaaagagcgaAAACGATCTCGAATGGGAACACAGCGTACTGGCAGGATCGCGGGATCGCGGAATTCTGAGAACATGTCAGGAGGGGCAAAcgaaaatttgaagttttatATACATTAAACATGTTTATTTCGTTTCGATTATACACTTGTTGGAATTGTTTATACTCCTGGTGTTTGTTATAGATTTAGTTTCCAGCAGCTTATCAAGAATTCTCAATCGTTATTAGAATCGAGAAATCCATTGTAAAGTGATACGTTCGTTTAAGCTTTTTGCAATTTGTATACTTTAAGTTTCGGTTTTGGATCAATTGCTGTACTCATTTTAGAATAAGGATTGATTGAATAAGAGCAATGCGTTTCTCTACTCTCGCTACGTCTTTAGTTTTGGCTGCCACACATGTCTCCGCAGTGGGTGAACTCGCTTTCAACATTGGTGTGAAGAACAACGACGGAACTTGCAAAAGTGTGAGTGACTATGAAAGTGAATTGAACATCCTGAAGGACTACACGCATACTGTGAAGGTTTACGCAGCATCAGACTGTAATACGCTGCAGAATTTGGGACCAGCCGCAGAGGCCGAAGGCTTCCAGGTTTTTGTTGGTGTCTGGCCAAACGATGATGCTCATTATGCTGCTGAGAAGCAAGCACTACAAGATTACCTACCAAACATCAGAAGTTCGACCGTTGCCGGCTTCTTGGTCGGTTCCGAAGCGCTGTATCGTGATGACATGTCAGCTTCCGATCTAGCTGACAGGATCAACGACATCCGTAGCACAGTTGAAGGTATTAACGATTCCCAGGGTAACTCCTATTCCGGTAAGCAAGTTGGTACCGTTGATTCATGGAACGTTTTGGTTGCTGGCTACAATGCCCCAGTCATTCAAGCAAGTGATTTCGTTATGGCTAACGCTTTCTCCTACTGGCAAGGTCAAACCATGAACAACGCTTCCTACTCGTTCTTTGATGACATTATGCAAGCTTTGCAAACTATCCAAAGCACCAAGGGCTCCACTGATATTACCTTCTGGGTCGGTGAGACCGGATGGCCATCTGATGGAACCAACTTTGAAAGTGCTTACCCCTCCGTTAACAACGCTAGACAATTTTGGAGAGAAGGTATTTGTTCCATGAGAGCTTGGGGCGTCAACGTTATTGTTTTCGAAGCTTTTGATGAAGACTGGAAACCAAATACCTCAGGTACTTCAGATGTCGAAAAGCATTGGGGTGTCTGGACCTCCGaaaactctttgaaatattctCTAGATtgtgatttttcttgagCTAAAAGTTTAAATAAGAGTGCATGATAACAACATTTTCTCGAATAAATATGCCCGAATGTGTCTTGTACGATCCTATTTTTGTTCGCAACTCATCTGCCTTTCTGACAAAATTCCTCTTCATGCCCCTATTGGCAGGACGAATATATGTCACGAATTGCTGTGCTCATGATAGCGGTTTTATGTCGATACAAGATATTTCgtacatatatatattaaagaatCATACCCATATACTTTATGATATCTATAGCTTTTATCGCACTGTCTATTCAATCTTAAATCCTATCATCTACGTACAACATGACGTTATGAAACTTTTCGACAATCGTcgtaatgaaaaattttctgcagaaatatttataagaaaaggaaatcaGTGATGGCCTTTAGCTAGCTGAAGGTATTATTGTGCAGTAAACTTCGTTAGAAAGTTATACAATTGAGGAGCACACTGCAAGGACAACATGtctcgttttttttctgcCTCCTATGATTCTGATAGTGCAAGCTCGTCGTCCGAAGAGGACTTACTGTCGTCTTCCGATGAAGAATTATTAAGCTCTTCTGTTGAGGAAGAGGAGTCTGACGATTCCTACTTCAATGATTCGGAATCTGAATCTGACATAGATTCCGACGACTCTGATTCGAAGCCATATGGTCCTGATTGGTTTAAGAAATCTGAGTTTAGAAAAGGTGGAGGTaacaaattcttgaagGGTGCTAACTACTCTGATTCTGGTGAATCAGAGGATGAAGGAAAGAAAGTTGTCAAGTCTGCGAAGGAAAAATTACTAGATGATATGCAAACTGTTTTCTCCAAGATTGACACCGCCGAAATGACACAGGATTGGATTACCATCTTGACTGAATTTGATAACATATCTCGTCTTTTGATCAGAGCTCAACAACAAAACTATGGTACGCCAAATATATACGTGAAGACTCTTGCACAAGTGGAAGATATTGTCGGCAAAACTTCCCAATctgatatcaaaaacaaagctGTATCCAAAGCTTATAACACCACTAAACAAAGAGTCAAAAAAGCTGCAAAGGAAAACGAGGCTCTATTGACAAAATTCAGAGAAGACCCAGAAGCTTTTGATGGGGAGGCAACTGTTGAAATCGGGACATCCAATAGCGATGAAATCTCACAATACggcaaaaaatcaattaaTTTATCATCCGTTGCCAGTGGCTCATCGGAAGCAGccttcttttcagctttgCGTATTGTCATTGATTCAAGAGGTAAAAAGAATGTCGATCAAGCTGGCTTAGTCAAAACTGTTGAAGAGCTTTTAGAAACTGCGAAATCTTCATACGAGACTATTATGGCATATTTGACTTTGATTCCAATCAGGTTCGACGTCTCTGGTAGCATGTCATATCAACCAATAGAACAGTGGAAATTATGTTACAACGATACcatgaaatttttgactctcttggaagaaaaagttgataCTTATGTTGTTAGTGAGCTAGCTCAACGCAATGAGTTCTTAGAAGAGGAGCCTGAAGCTGATGAGAATGGTGTTAAGAAAATAGTAGGCTCTGTTTTTGCTTTTGTCGAAAGATTGGACGATGAGTTCAATAAATCCTTGCTAAACACTGACCCTCATTCCAGTGATTATCTAGCTCGCCTAAGACAGGAACAAGATATCTACAATTTGATTCTCAGGACTCAGTTGTACTTAGAGGCAACAACTTCCgaagaagatcaagaaaaagtaTTAGCTCGTCCTTTCGTGAAAAGACTAGATCACATTTACTATAAATCtacttctttgataaaaataatggaaAACAATGCGTGGAAGTCATTTGTACCACCTAATCCTTCCAAAATTACCCCTTTTACCGGAGAGGTAAATGACGAATATGCTATAAATTTGGTAGGAAAACTGTCCGAAAGCCTCCgtaaaaacaaaaatggcGGTATACGCAAGCGTGCCATTTTGTACCATGTTTACTTCAGTGCTTTGAATATAGATTTCAACACAGCCAAGACAATGTTGATAAGTTCCAAAGTTCAGGCATATATTAATAACTCCGACCCCTCTTTGCAAATCCTTTTTAACAGGGTTGTTGTTCAACTAGGTTTAGCAGCATTTAAACTCTGTCTAATTGAAGATTGTCATCAAGTTCTAAACGAACTATTAGCATCTTCTCATCTAAGAGAAATTTTAGGCCAACAAACGCTTCAAAGAGTGACTGCAAACTCAACGTCCTCTAGTGCCGACGAACGTGAACAATTGTGTCTACCATATCATCAACACATTAACCTTGACTTAATTGATTTAGTCTTTATGACGtgttctcttttgattGAAGTTCCGCAAATGACAGCTTTCTACTCCGGTATAAAGGTGAAGAGAATACCTTACTCTCAAAAGTCAATTCGTCGTGCTTTAGAGCACTATGACAAATCTAGTTTCCAAGGACCTCCTGAAACTCTAAGAGACTTCGTGCTTCACGCGGCCAAATCCATGCAAAAGGGAGACTGGAAAAAATCTATTGACTACCTCAGCTCCATTCCAACTTGGTCTCTGCTACCTAATGCTGAAAACGTGCTGACAAATCTTGGAGAAAGAGTTCAGATTGAGTCCCTAAAAAcattcttctttatttacaAACGATTCTATTCAAAGATTTCCGttgacaaattttcaaagcttttCAATCTCTCTAACGAAAAGgtcattcaaattttagaATCTGCAATTTCGGAATACGACATCAATACCAAGCTTGATGACTCGAaggattttttcattgtgGAGAAAGGTGATGAGATTACGAAATTAGAAGAAGTTGCACTGAAGTTGAACAAGGAAGTCAAAATCGCGAAGGAACGATCAAACCCCTCTACAGCTCGCCGTTAGACGTTACGCGTTCCCATTGCTTTAAGTCAAAAGTAAGTTGATTGTTCGACGGTGGCATGCATACCTGTATATTACTCGGCTAATTTACCTGTATATATCATACGTATACATGGGGAAAATACATTGAATTTTAAAAAACCGACTCTTTCACGTTAAGCAAAATTAGCAGAGGATGTCTTACATAATGTAGCAATGAATTATTAGCAATTGAACCACTTTAttaaaatataaaaaaataaaattttttacaaaaagtCAATATATAATGGACTGTTATGCAAAGTCCTCACTTGCAATTCCCGACCTTGAACACATTTGTGTGAAAATGCCACCTTCCTCGAACAAGGCCTTTGGTGCATCAAACTCAGCGACCACACCATCTTCCAGCACCAAGACTCGGTCATAGCTTAAGATGGTCTTCAGTCTGTGTGCAATACATAAAATTGTGCagtctttgaaagattcaGCGATTCTGgcttgaatttttccatCGGTTTCGTAGTCAACAGATGAAGTTGCTTCATCCAGAATTAAAATCTTCGTCTGACGAACCAAAGCTCTTGCTAGTGCCAAAATTTGCCTCTCACCGAGcgaaaaattgaaacctTCCTCTTCAACCTGTTGGTCGAGATGAAACTTATGCATGTTGGAATAACTTCCACTAGTATCCGGTTTCTGTGTTTTTATTTCCTCCAACTCATCGGAAACAATTGCACCTGCATTTTTTAAGGCATCCCATAGGCTCTCATCTGGACGTTCATTGAATGGATCCAGATTTTTTCGAACACTACCTTTGAAAAGCACAGGATCTTGCGGGATGATAGTCAAATTACGCCTTAGATCGAATAAGCCTAATTGTGAAATGTCAATGTCATCTATGGTGATCTTGCCTCCTGCCAACTCGTTAAGCCTATATAAGGCATTCATAATAGTTGATTTACCAGCACCAGTTCTTCCACATATTCCGACCTTTTCCCCACTTTTTATACTTACATTGAAGTCCCTCAAAACCAGAGGTAGACCTGGCCTATATGCAAAGTTCACGTCTTCAAATACAATCTCACCTCTTGAGGGCCAAGAATCTGGAGGGCAGGCCTCGGATTTCCTATAAGCAGCTTCGACGGGAAGATCTTCAGCATAAGAAACCATTCTTTCGGCACTGTTCATGTCATTTTCTGTTTGAGTGACAGCTCTAAGCAAACTATTCAAAAGACCCGGCAATTGTAGGACATAGGTAAGTAAAACACCCACAGATGAAGCTGATATATTAAACTGTCTTGTAACGCACAATAAAGTGATAATTAATGCAAATGCAACTGCCACTAAATCCAAAAACACTGCAACCCATCTTTGGAGAGCCACCAGCAAGTATGATGCTTCATTCATTCTGTTTATTAAGAAGTCCGTCTTCGCTAAAAATCTTTCCTGACTTCTATAGCATTTGATAGTTTCCATACCACTCAAAACCTCGTTAAGATTATTGTAAACGAACGACCGTTGAATTGCTTCTAGTCTTTTGACTTCTCTTCCTGTACTCTGATAATGATCTGATATGATCACAAACATGAAGGCCAGAAATGGTATTGCTATTGCAAACCAAGGAAGGTAAACAATACACAGTACGCAAACACCTACGATATTAGCAATTTGGGTCACTAGTAAACGCATACTTTCTGACATCTCATTATCCAAACTATCAGTATCTTTCGTAAACCTATTCAAAATACGCCCAATCGGGGTAGTGTCCAAAAAAGACATTGGGCTATGCAATACTCTTTTTACAGCCTGTAAATTGAGGCGCTTAGAAGCTTGAAGACCCAAGTAACACAGAAGCGTGAAAGCACcgttcaagaaaaaataggcaccaaaaacaaagaacGAATATAATCCCATATAAAACGGAGTGGATCTATTAGtaaatttgttttctgtCCAATAACTTAACCATACGGAGGAGAAAAGTGTACAAAATGTTGACCCAATTATGCACACAATAAAAAGTGGAAACAGAAGAATACCAGATTTTCCAACCGCAGAaaagagatattttttatagATGGAAAGCTGAATACTGTTGACAGCTCTTTCTTCCCTCGTGGTTATATTACCGTTCACATGCTCTTCTGTAGATTTTTTACTCAATTGCCTTTGCAGGTACTCTATGTCTCGTTCTTGTGAGCCATTATTGGGCACACTTTTCGAGTTGTGCATGTTCTCATAAGTTTCCTTCTCGTTCTCCTcagtttttatttcttgctcatcttcttcgtttgcttcttcttcagtaCCTTGCGACATAAACTGGAGTAAATTAATCAAGGTTTCATTATGCATCTTTAGTTTTTCCAACGTCCCGATCTCAAAAGACCCATCGGTCccaataacaataatacGATCAGCCTTTTCAATCAGGGAAAGTTGATGAGTAGCTAGTATTCtggttttattttttaatagGCCCAATAAGCACTCATCAACAATATGTTTCCCCACACGAGAGTCAACCGCACTCAGAACATCGTCAAAAACATATATATCCTTATTTTTGTACACCGTTCTGGCTAAGTTGATACGTGCCTTCTGTCCACCTGATAATGTGATACCACGTTCACCAATTTCCGTCATATCGCCAGATGGTAATATATCCAAATCTGCTTCTAAAGCACAAACACGAACTATTTctttatacttttttttttcatatggGGACCCAAAAATTATATTATCTCTAACAGTAGCGTTTTGTATCCAAGGATAACCACAAAGAAGTAAATCTCCATTTATTTCGATGTGACCAGACGTTTTATTCATGAACCCTGCCATTGCATTCAAAAGAGATGTCTTACCCGTACCAATTGGGCCTGTGATAATGACGAATTCCCCACTTTTTACTTCGAAGTTCAAGTCCTTGAAACCattaaaagaagaatttgactTTTCAAGATCTTCCtgagatttttcttttggttcttcttttggttcttcttttggttCTTCCTTTGGCTCTTCCTTCGactttttgttcttgtttGACTTACTTTTGGCCGAAGCAGATTCtacctttttcttttcctctAATGTATCAATTACCTGAAAATCCTCCCATTCAAAGGAAGCATTGTCCATCCTTAAAGCTACAGTGTC
This Zygotorulaspora mrakii chromosome 5, complete sequence DNA region includes the following protein-coding sequences:
- the YOR1 gene encoding ATP-binding cassette transporter YOR1 (similar to Saccharomyces cerevisiae YOR1 (YGR281W); ancestral locus Anc_5.10) encodes the protein MVSPVWNKKDGNDQVQIAAKTNSASVSRSSSSTHYSEGDIYKLKESNEDEGLDATGEYIVNRNRPETFLNVDDLERVTESDIYPQKRLFSFLHSRKIPHIPSDEERKSFPIFSANILSRIFIWWVFPAVRTGYKRTIQPNDMFKMQERLSIEVMFAQFDKNMNYYFEKAKKEYIKEHPNATEDEIFDNVNLPKNTVLKATFFTFRKQYLWAVFCANLANCASAFNPMITKRLINFVQEKALSPSLHVNSGVGYAIGACIMMIVNGLAFNHFFLASQTLGVQVKSVLTKAALNKMFKASAYARHKYPNGKVTSFVTTDLARIEFGLSFQPFLAGFPAIIAIVIVLLIVNVGAIALVGIGIFFAAIFSCLFVVKYIIKFRIDANMFTDARVTRMRELLNNMKMIKFYAWEDAYESDIKTIRGKEVVKVRRMLYVRNLLIGLGISLPSFSSLATFLSMYQTNRDGRSAANIFSSLSLFQVLSLQMFFLPLAITTGIDMFIGLGRLQQLLDSPEEKKSNEFLPNSNSNLPDTVALRMDNASFEWEDFQVIDTLEEKKKVESASAKSKSNKNKKSKEEPKEEPKEEPKEEPKEKSQEDLEKSNSSFNGFKDLNFEVKSGEFVIITGPIGTGKTSLLNAMAGFMNKTSGHIEINGDLLLCGYPWIQNATVRDNIIFGSPYEKKKYKEIVRVCALEADLDILPSGDMTEIGERGITLSGGQKARINLARTVYKNKDIYVFDDVLSAVDSRVGKHIVDECLLGLLKNKTRILATHQLSLIEKADRIIVIGTDGSFEIGTLEKLKMHNETLINLLQFMSQGTEEEANEEDEQEIKTEENEKETYENMHNSKSVPNNGSQERDIEYLQRQLSKKSTEEHVNGNITTREERAVNSIQLSIYKKYLFSAVGKSGILLFPLFIVCIIGSTFCTLFSSVWLSYWTENKFTNRSTPFYMGLYSFFVFGAYFFLNGAFTLLCYLGLQASKRLNLQAVKRVLHSPMSFLDTTPIGRILNRFTKDTDSLDNEMSESMRLLVTQIANIVGVCVLCIVYLPWFAIAIPFLAFMFVIISDHYQSTGREVKRLEAIQRSFVYNNLNEVLSGMETIKCYRSQERFLAKTDFLINRMNEASYLLVALQRWVAVFLDLVAVAFALIITLLCVTRQFNISASSVGVLLTYVLQLPGLLNSLLRAVTQTENDMNSAERMVSYAEDLPVEAAYRKSEACPPDSWPSRGEIVFEDVNFAYRPGLPLVLRDFNVSIKSGEKVGICGRTGAGKSTIMNALYRLNELAGGKITIDDIDISQLGLFDLRRNLTIIPQDPVLFKGSVRKNLDPFNERPDESLWDALKNAGAIVSDELEEIKTQKPDTSGSYSNMHKFHLDQQVEEEGFNFSLGERQILALARALVRQTKILILDEATSSVDYETDGKIQARIAESFKDCTILCIAHRLKTILSYDRVLVLEDGVVAEFDAPKALFEEGGIFTQMCSRSGIASEDFA